From the Devosia sp. FJ2-5-3 genome, the window TAAAATCATGCGCGAAGAGGGGATCCGAAGCCCCGTGCTGATGCTGACCGGCCATGACAGCGAGGCCGACGAGATCAAGGGCCTCGAATCAGGTGCCAATGACTACCTGACCAAACCCTTCCGCTTCCCGGTTCTCCTGGCGCGTATCAACGCGGCACTGCGCCAGCACGACCAGAGCGAGGATGCGGTCTTCACCATCGGTCAATACAGCTTTCAGCCGGCCGCCAAGGTGCTGGAGACCAATGATGGCATAAAGGTGCGCCTGACCGACAAGGAAACGTCGATCCTGAAGTATCTTTACCGCCAGGGCCCCAAGACCATTACACGCGACGTCCTCCTCAAGGAGGTCTGGGGCTATAATAACCGGGTGACCACCCATACGCTGGAAACCCACATCTACCGGCTGCGCCAGAAGATCGAGCGCGATCCCTCCAATGCCCGTCTCCTCGTGACGGAAGATGGTGGTTATCGTCTTGTCCCCTGATCGGGACAAAGAGGTTCAACAGCGGATCGAACTGCCCTATAGGAATTGAGTTGACCCCGCCGGAGCGGCATCCGGCGGGCGGGCGCAGTTGGGTCTGACGAATGAGAATGGACGATGCAGCCGCTGTCCTCGGGCGGGCTGACTTCTTCGATATGTGCACGGACGAACAGCGCGCCATGCTGGGCTTTGCCAGTGATCGGCAGCGCGTTGATGCCGATGAAGTCGTCTACAAGGCTGGCGACGTCCCCAAGGGCGCCTATGTGCTGATCTCAGGCACGCTCAAGGCGCGGCATGAGGGTCCGGAAGCCGGCAAGCCCTACGCCCTGTCCGAGCCGGGCAGTGTCATCTCTCCCACAGCTCTCATTCTCGACAAGCCGCGACCGGTGACGATTACCGCCGTTACCGATTGCGAGTTGTTGTTCGTTCCCCGTACGGCGTTTCTCAAGCTGTTGCGCAACTACCCCGACCTGGCCCAGAAGGCCGTGCAGCGGGTGGAGCGGGAGCTCAATTCCTATCTGAACGCCCTCGATCCCCTCCGCCGCAAGATGAAAGGCCGCTAAGGCCCTATGGCCGCGTGAAACGCGCGATGACCGGGACGTGGTCGGACGGCTTGTCGGTCCAGCCGCGGGCAGGTCGGATGATTTCTGCGGCAATGCAATGTTCGGCCACATCGGGCGTGGCCCAGATATGGTCGAGGCGCCGGCCGCGATCGGATTTTTCCCAATCGAGCCCGCGATAGCTCCACCAACTATAGATTTTCTGGTCATAGGGCACGTGCTTGCGCACGAGGTCGACCCAGCCAGGTCCGCCCGTCAGCAGGGCGTCGAGCGCCTCGGTCTCGATCGGGGTGTGGCTGATGACCTTGAGCAATTGCTTGTGGCTCCAGACGTCATTTTCATGCGGGGCGATGTTGAAATCGCCGGCAATCAACTGGCCGCGCGAGAACATCGGCTCGCCGAACCAGGATTTCAGCTCGTCGAGGAAACCCAGCTTGTGCTTGAATTTGGGGTTGATCTCCGGGTCAGGCTCGTCGCCGCCGGCCGGGATGTAGAAATTGTGCAGGGTGAGGGGACCATGCCCGATGTCCACCAAGGCCGAGATGTGGCGTGATTCGGGGATTTCGCAGAACACCCGGCTGGAAATATCGGTCAGCGGAAATTCCGAGACAATGGCGACGCCGTGATAGCCCTTTTGCCCATGCACGGCCATGTGCGGATAGCCGGCCTCGATAAAGGCGTTCCGCGGGAACTGGTCATTGGTGCATTTGATCTCCTGCAGCATCAGCACGTCAGGCTGATATTGGGCCAGGAAATCGAGCACCATGCCGATGCGCAGGCGAACCGAATTGATGTTCCAGGTGACGACGGAAAGGGTCATTGCGGATCCGCTATGAAAGAGGCGACGGGCATGGCCTTCTTATCACCAAGCAGGCTTGCCGGGTAAAGCCGGAAATGGCTGGGTGCGGACAGGGTGTGTCAGCAGGGTTCGTCCTCGGGCAGGCGCTGGGGGTATCGCGGACGTTTCACGTGAATCAGGCATAAGAAAACCCGGCGCCAATGAAGGAGCCGGGTTCGCAGACTTCAGTGACCCGCCCGGAGGCTGGCCAGCAAATCTTATTCGCTCTTGGCTTCGCCTTCAGCGGCAGCCTGGGCGGCGGCGGCAGCAGCGGCTGCTGCGGCTTCCGCGTCCTTGGCAGCCTGCTCAGCGGCAAATGCCTCGGCAGCAGCGATCTTCTCGGCTTCGCGGGCTTCCTTGGCGGCGTGAGCGGCAGTGCGCTCGGACGCTTCGATCTTGCGGGTACGCGAATTGGTCGATTCGAAAATACGAGCCGACTTACCGCGACGATCGCGCAGATAGTAAAGCTTGGCGCGACGGACCTTACCGCGCTTGATCACTTCGACCGAAGCAACGTTCGGGGAGTAGATGGGGAACACGCGTTCCACGCCTTCGCCGTACGAAATCTTGCGCACGGTGAAGCTTTCCATAATGCCGCCGCCGGAGCGGGCGATCACGACGCCTTCATAGGCCTGGAGGCGTTCCTTGTCGCCTTCGCGGATCTTGACCCACACCTTGACGGTATCGCCATGGGTGAAGTCAGGAAGCTGGCGCTTGGCGGAGAGGGCGGCAACCTGCTCGGCCTCGATCTGTTCGATAATGCTGCTCATTGTCGATCCGTTCTGATCTTTTCTCAGGGGTGATTGCAGGGCTCTTTGCAGGGCCCGCCACCCGGTCTTGGTTGATAACGGAGGGTCGTCTTTTTCTTCTTGCCGCGGACCAGCTCCGAATTGCCGGTCACACGAATGGGCGGCTCATAGGCGAAATCACGCCAAGAGTCCAGCCTTGGCGGGCCATTTGCCGCCTCGCCATTGCAATCAGCGCGATTTGGGCCTGGACGCGGTGGGTTGAACCCTGGCGAAGAGGTCGGGGCGCCGTTCCCGGGTCAGGGCGAGGGATTGTTCCTGGCGCCAGCGGGCGATCTTGCCGTGGTCGCCCGATGTCAGCACGGCCGGAATCTGGCGATCCTCGAAACTTTGCGGGCGCGTATATTGGGGATATTCCAGCAGCCCGTTTTCAAAGCTTTCCTCGTCGCGGCTGTCGAGCGCGCCCAGGACGCCGGGGATCAGCCGCACGACGGCCTCCAGCAGCACCATGGCGGCCACTTCGCCGCCGGCCAGCACATAGTCGCCGATCGAGATCTCCTCGAGCTGGCGGGCCTCTATGACGCGCTGGTCGACACCCTCAAATCGCCCGCAGACGATGACCGCGCCGGGCCCGACGGCGAGCTGGTGCGCGCGTTCCTGGGTCAGCGGTTTTCCGCGCGGCGACATCAGAATGCGCGGGCGCGGGTCATTTTCGGGCGCGACACTGTCGATGGCCCTGGCCAGAATATCGGGCTTGAGCACCATGCCGGCGCCCCCGCCGGAAGGCGTATCATCCACTGTGCGATGCCGGTCGGTGGCAAAATCGCGCAATTGGTTGGCCTTGAGCGACCAGAGGCCGTCAGCCATGCCCCGGCCCAGCACCGAGGCGCCAAGGGGCCCGGGAAACAGTTCGGGGAACAGGGTGATAATGTCTGCCGAAAAGATCACGCCGGCTCTTCCTCGCCAGGATCCGCGTCGAGCGGCGGGGAGATCACGAGATAGCCTTTGTCGATGTGGATCGAGGGCACCACGGCCTTGGTGAAGGGATAAAGAAAGGTGTCGCCAGAGCGCGGGTCGCGCACTTCGAGCAGATCGCCGGCGCCGAAATTAGGCAGGGCGGAGACGGCGCCGATGCTGACCCCGTTCTCGAGGCGCGCATCGAGGCCGATCAGATCGGCATGGTAGAAATCGTCCTCGTCTTCCGGTTCGGGCAGACGCTCGCGGGCAATGAACAGGCTGACGCCATTCAGCGCTTCGGCGGCATCGCGATCCCGGATGCCCTTGAGGCGGGCGACGAGTACGTTCTTGCCCAGCCGCGCGGCTTCAATGGTGACAATCAGCCCGGGACGGTCCGTCTCGAGCGGTCCATAATCGGCAAGTCCTTCGGGCTCACCCGTGAACGAGGTGATGCGCACTTCGCCCTTGATACCGTGGGCGGCGCCGATCTTGCCCATCAATATGCGGTTCTGTCCCGGTGCCATGGCTTGTTTTCCTGTTCTGGGGGGCATTCCTTTAGCAGGAGCGCGCCCGAGGGGGAATGTGGAACCTTGCAGGCCCGACATGCCTTTCTCACTGCAAACGATAAAGGAGCGTCACATGTCCCAGATTCTGACCGATCGGCAGGCCATTCGCGAATGGGCCGAAGCCCGCGGCGGCAATCCGATGCTGATGGATGTGCCCGATGGCAGCAGCATGCGGACGGTCCTGCAGCTGACATTCGGGCAATATGCGCTCAATGCCACCGGCAATGAGGGCCCCGATCGCGTCGATGGATATCAATTGGTCAGTTGGGAAGAATGGTTCTCTGCCCTCGAAAAGGGCGATCTTGCCATTGAAGTCTCGGATGATCCCGCCGGCGGCAACGAGGCCGAATTCACCTTCGTGCCGCGCGACAAGGGACCGGAACTCTAGTGGAAAGGTTTTAGAGCCCGCCCATCTTGCAGAGCAGGTTCCATTCCTCCTCGGAGACTTTTGACACCGAGAGGCGGGAGAGCTTGACCAGTTCGAGCTCGGTCAGGTCAGGCGTCGCCTTGATTTCGGCCAGGGTCACTGGGCGCGGAAAAGGCTTTACCGCCTCGACATCGACGCACTCCCAGACCACTTCGCCCTTGGCGTTGAGGTCTGCGGTCGTATCGGGGTGGGCGGGAACCACTATTCTCATGATCCCCACAATCTCCTTGCCGATATTGGAGTGATAGAAGAAGGCGAGATCGCCCACTTCCATCGCCTTCATATTGTTGCGCGCCGCGTAATTTCGCACGCCATGCCACTCTTCGGCCTCGCCCCTGGCTGTCTTGGCGACGAGGTCCTCGAAGGAAAAGACGTCCGGCTCGGACTTCATCAGCCAATAGGCCATGGATCAGAACTCCACGCCGGTGGTGTTGATGGCCACGCGCCAGCGCTTGACTTCATAGCTGGCAAAGACGCCTGCGGACACGAATGGATCTGCCGCCGCCATCTGCTCGGCTTCCTGCAGGCTGTCGGCTTCGAAAATCACGATGGAGCCTTCCGGCTTTTCGTCGGCATCCAGGAGGGCGCCAGCAAAGACCAGTTTCTTGCCCAGGCTATTGAGATGGTCGAGATGGACCGGGCGGGTATCGAGCCGGGTCTGCAGCGCGCCGGGCGCATCCTTGGCAATCATGGCATAGAGCATTTTCAGTGTTCCCTCTTGAGCGGACGGGACATCAGCCCCGCAACAATGGTGGCAATGTCGGCGCGTCCGGCGACGAAGGCGTCGACGGCGTCGATCAGCGGCGCATCGACGGAAAGGCTTTTCGCCAGCGCGGCGGCAACGGGGGCGGTGGCGACGCCTTCAGCCAGCTTTGCCCCACCGGCGAGGATATCCTCGGTGCGCCGACCGGCGCCGAGCGCCATGCCGAATTGATAGTTTCGCGACTGGACCGAGGTGCAGGTGAGGGTGAGGTCGCCCAGACCGGCAAGGCCGGTCAGCGTATGGGCCGACCCGCCCATGGCGGCGACCATGCGGGCCATTTCGGCATAGCCTCGGGCAATCAGGGCCGAGCGGGCCGAGGCGCCGAGACCAGCGCCTTCCACAGCCCCGCAGGCCAGGGCGTAGACATTTTTGAGGGCGCCCGCAATTTCGACGCCGATGCGATCATCGGCGGCATAGGGGCGGAAGCTTGGACCGGCGAGGGCGGCTGCAAGATCGGAGGTCGCATCGGCATCGTCCCCGGCAAGGGTGACGGCGGTCGGCCGGCCAGCCGCGACATCGGCGGCAAAACTCGGGCCGGACAGCACATAGGGGATGGCCGGCGCCATGTCGGTCAGGATTTCGCTCTGGCGGGCGAGCGTTCCCGTTTCCAGCCCCTTGGCCGACAGGACAACCGGCTTTTGGGCGAGCAACTGAATGTCGAGCGTATCCAGCACGGTCCGTGTCGCCTGGGCGGGAACCGCGAGGATGAAGAAATCCGCCGGGACCGCTTCGCTCGTCCCCCTGATTCGCTCCGACAGAGGCAGGCCGGGCAGGGCACTTTCATTGGTGTGGCCGGCATTGAGCGCGGCAGCGCGCTCGGGCGTCCGCATGACGAGGTGGACGGTGCGGCCGGCCATGGCCGCGGCCTGGGCGAGGGCGGTGCCCCACGCGCCGGCTCCGATCACGCAGACACTCTCAAGCGGCATCGGGGTTCACATTCATATCAGGGTCATCGAGCGGCCAGCGCGGGCGGGCGGCGACGGAGAGCGCGCTTTGTGCACCCAGCGCCAGCCGCTCGGCCCCGGCCCAGGCGATCATGGCGCCATTGTCGGTGCAAAGCGCGATGGGGGGCACGACGAGCTGCGCATGGTGGGTCGCGCAGACGCCCTCAAGTGCTGCGGCGATGCGCTGATTGGCAGCGACGCCACCGGCAACGACAAGGCGCTTCTCCTGTCCCGGGAACAGTTCGGCAAACTTCCCCAGCGCCTGTCCGGCGCGGGTTTCGATCACGGCTGCCACCGTATCCTGGAAACTGGCGGCAATATCGGCAACGTCCTGGTCGCTGAGCGGGGCCAGCGCTTCGGCCTGGAGGCGCACCGCCGTCTTGAGACCTGAGAACGAAAAATCGAGCCGGGCTTCGCGCAGCAGCGGGCGCGGAAATTTGAACCGCTTGGGGTCGCCCTTTTTGGCGATGGCTTCCACGGCCGGGCCACCGGGATGGCCGAGGCTCAAGAGCTTGGCCACCTTGTCGAAGGCTTCCCCGAGGGCGTCGTCGATGGTGCCGCCCCAGCGCTCATAGTCGCCGACGCCGCGGACCAGCACGAACTGGCTGTGCCCGCCCGACACCAGCAGCATCAGATAGGGGAATGCCACCCCATTGGTCAGCCGCGCCGTCAGCGCATGGCCTTCGAGGTGGTTGATGGCAAGGAGGGGTTTGTCGATGGAGGCGGCGAGCGCCTTGGCGGTGGTGAGGCCCACCAGCACGCCGCCGATCAGGCCGGGCCCAGCGGTCGCGGCGATGGCGTCCACCTCGGAAAGGTCCATTTTGGCCTCGTCCAGCGCCTGGGCAATGATGTGGTCGAGCCATTCGACATGGGCGCGCGCCGCCAGTTCGGGCACCACACCGCCAAAGGCGGCATGCTCGTCGAGCTGGCTGCGGACAACGTTGGAACGAATGAGCCCGCGTCCGGATTGATCCCGCACGACGATGGAGGCGGCGGTTTCGTCGCAGCTGGTCTCAATGCCCAGAATGGTGGCTTGTGCTTGCCCGGTCACGGCGAGTGGTCTACTCCCATCAGCGAGCTTATCGCCTACACTAGGACGGACGGACAATGCAATCGTCAGCCCCCTTCGCCCGGATCGGAACACGTGGCAGCCCCTTGGCGCTGGCCCAGGCCAAACTCGTGCGCGAACTGATCGCAACGGCCCATGGGGTGGCCGAAGAAGAGATCGAGATCGAGGTCTTTTCCACCGGAGGAGACCGCAGCCAGGCCTCCAATGTCAGCCTCTCCACCATGGGCGGCAAGGGCGTTTTCACCAAGGAAATCGACGAGGCGCTGCTCTCGGGTCGAATCGATATCGGCGTGCATTCGAGCAAGGATGTTGCCACCGGCCTGCCCGAGGGCATGCAATTGGCTGCGTTTCTCGAGCGCGAAGACGTGCGTGACGCCTTCATGTCGGTTTCGGTGAAGGATATCGACAGCCTGCCCGAGCGGGCGCGCTTCGGCACCTCCTCCATCCGTCGCGCCGCCCAGGCAAAGCGCCTGCGTCCGGACCTCGAGATCGTGCCGTTCCGCGGCAATGTGCACACGCGGCTGCAAAAGCTTGTGGACGGCGTCGCCGATGCCACGCTTCTGGCCATGGCCGGCCTCAACCGGCTGGGCGAGGTGCATCGGGTGACGTCGGTTCTGTCGCCGGACGATTTCATGCCGGCTCCGGCGCAGGGCGCCATCGGCATCGCCATCCGTACGGGCGACGCGCGATTTGCCGATGTCGTCTCTCCGCTCGACCATGCCGCAACCCATTCCGCCATTGCCGCCGAACGCGCCATGCTGGCCGTGCTCGACGGCTCGTGCCGAACGCCCGTCGGGGCGCTGAGCACCGTCTCCAACGGCGTCTTTTCGCTCAAGGGCGAGATCCTCAGCCTCGACGGCCAGACCACTTTCCGCGCTGAAGGCAGCGACAGCAACCCGCTCCGCCTGGGCGACAAGGTCGGCCGTGAGCTTCTGGCCCAGGCCGGGCCCGACTGGCTGGCCCAATGGCAGGGGTGAATGCATGTTGATGCTGGTGACGCGTCCCGAGCCCGACGCACAGTCGAGCGTTGCCCGTCTCGACGCCCTTGGCATTGAGGCCATCGCTGCCCCGCTGATGGTGCGCCGCACGCTGACGCCGAGCCTGCCGCCCGCCGACGGGTTCGCGGCGATTGCGGTGACCAGCACCAATGCGCTGCGCGCCCTGGCCGATCAGGATGCGCTCTCGGCCTATAGCCATCTCAGGGTCTTTGCCGTCGGCGATCGCACCGCCCACGAAGCGCGGCAGATGGGGTTTTCCGATGTGAAGGCGGCCGCCGGGACGCTCGAGAGCCTCGTGACGCTGATTGCCCTCGCGCGGATCGAGGGGCCGGTCTTTTATCCGGCCGGAAAACATCTCAGCGGCGACATGGCCCATGCTCTTGCCCCGCACGGACTGATGGTTGTCACATCAACCGTCTATGACATGGTGGCCCAGCCGCAAATGCCCGATGGCGTGCCGGAAAAGCTAGAACAGGGCGCGATCGGTGCTGTCCTTGTTTATTCGCAGCGCACGGCCGAAATTTTCTGTGCCGCGACATCGATGCTTTCGGCCGACGCCCGAGAAAGACTGGCGCTGATCTGCATGTCGGAAAAGGTCGCCCGGCCCTTGCTGGCGAACCGTTTCACCCGGGTCCATCTCGCAGATCACCCCGATGAAGACGCAATGATGACGCTGGCGCTGGCTTTTGCCCGAGAGCAAACTGGGCCATGATCGGTAAATGGAGGAAGGATGGCCCATGGCTGACCCCAAGGATACGCTGACCCCACCGACCGACCCAAAGCCTGCCCGCTCCGCGGCGGTCAAACCGCCCGTGCTCGAAGGCAAGGCGCGGCCCGCGACCGAGACCAAGGCCGGCGAGGCCAAACCGGGCGAGAGCAAGCCTTTTGAAACAGCCGGCGACAAGAAGCCGGACCCGGTCGATGCCGGCCCGTCCAGGAGCGTGCCGCCCATTCCGCCAAAACCCGTGCCGCCTCCGGTGCCAACCCGCCCGGCATCGTCGAGCCCGGCCTGGTTGGCCGGTGTCTTGGGTGGCGTGCTGGGCCTCGGGGGTGCCTATGGGCTGGCTGCGCTCGGCTATTGGCCCGCGCCCGGCATAGAGACCCCGGCGGCCGATCCGCGCGTCGCCGAGATTTCGACGGCGCTGCCGGAGCTGCAGACAGTTACCGACACCATTCAGAGCGAACTTTCGGTGCTGACCAATCGCGTCGGTGCCCTGGAAACCGCGCCTGCGGCCGAACCGAGTGTCGCCGCATCGCCAGCGGCGCCGGCTGATACGGCCCAACTCGATGCGCTGACGGCGGAAATCACCACACTCCAGGCTCGTCTCGACGAGATGGCAGCGCAGAACTCCGCATCTGCAGATGTGAGCACTGATTACTCGGCAGAGATTACGGCCCTGCAGTCCGGGCTCGGCGAATTCGACCAGCAGATTGCCTCTCTCCGCACCGCTCTCGACGCCATGGGCGGTCGTGTGGATACGCTCGAAACCGCGCAGGAGGCCAGTGCCGGCGCAGACCAGAACCAGGCGCGCCTGCCGCTGATTCTCTCCAGCTTCGAGACGGCCTTCGCCAATGGCCGGGATTATGCCGACGCGCTGCGTGCCATGCGCGCGGCGCTGCCGGATCTGACCGTGCCAGAAATGGTGACGGCCAATGCCGCCTCCGGCATCAAGCGGCCGGAAGTCATCGCCGCCGAGTTCAACGCCGTTCTCCCCGACATGCTGGCCGCGCGCCCGCTCGAAAGCAGCGAAGGCTGGCAGGGTGCGACCGCCGAATGGTTCCGTGGCATCATCGCCCTGCGCCCCACCGGCGAGGTCGAGGGCAATGACCCCGAGGCCATCATTGCGCGCCTCGAGGCGGCCCTGGCCCGTCGCGATTTCGGTGCCGCGGCCGAGGAATTCGCGCAGCTTCCCTCGGGGATGCAGGCTGCGGCCGGTTCTGTCGGGAGTGATATCGCGGCCCAGGCCCAGGCATCCGCCTTCCTGACGCAATTGCGCCAGACGGCATTGGGCGAAGGGGGCGCGTCTTGATCAGGCTCGCACTCTGGATCGTATCCAGCCTCGTCATTGCCGCCCTTGGCGCCTGGATCATGGCTCTGCCAGGGACCTTGACGCTCGAAATCGCGGGCTATCGCATGCAGCCCCGCCTCGGCACGGCGGTGGTCCTGTTCCTCGTTACCGCCTTTGTCGTCATCGTGCTGTGGACGGTGATCCGCCGCATCATCATCGCGCCCAGGATCATGGCCCGTCGCCGGGCGGCCAAGAAGCGGCAACAGGGCGTCGATGCCCTGTCTGATGCCTTCATCGCGCTGCAGGCAGGCGATCCCGGTCGGGCCCGTGCCCTTGCCAAGGAGGCCCAGGCCCGCCTTCCCGAAAATTCGGCGGCGCGGCTTCTCGAGGCGCGTGCCGATCTGGCCCTGGGCGACATGCCGGCGGCGCGAGAGCATTATCGCTCCCTGATTGCCAGCGAACACACCGCTCTTGCCGCGCTGGCGGGGCTGCATGAGCAGGCGCGGGCGCAGAATCGCCCGGAAGCTGCCCTCACTTTTGCGCGCAAGGCTCTCGCCCTTGCCCCGGACAGCCAATGGGCGTCCAGCGCCGTTTTCGATGATCTGGTCAAGCGCGGCCAATGGGCCGAAGCGGTGGCCATGGTCAATCTTGAGGCGGCGGCCAGTCGCGAGGACAAGGCGCGCAAACGGCGTCGCCAGGCCGTGATCGAGACAGCCCGGGCCCGCGAAGCCGAAACCAGCCAGCCGCTCATGGCGCTCGAACACGCCCTGACGGCGCTCAAACTCCTGCCCGATTTTGTGCCTGCGGCCCTCATCGCTGCGCGCATTCACATCAACCAGGGCGAGACGCGCAAGGCGATGAGCCTCTTGCGGCGCATCTGGCGGGCCACCGGCCAT encodes:
- a CDS encoding exodeoxyribonuclease III; this translates as MTLSVVTWNINSVRLRIGMVLDFLAQYQPDVLMLQEIKCTNDQFPRNAFIEAGYPHMAVHGQKGYHGVAIVSEFPLTDISSRVFCEIPESRHISALVDIGHGPLTLHNFYIPAGGDEPDPEINPKFKHKLGFLDELKSWFGEPMFSRGQLIAGDFNIAPHENDVWSHKQLLKVISHTPIETEALDALLTGGPGWVDLVRKHVPYDQKIYSWWSYRGLDWEKSDRGRRLDHIWATPDVAEHCIAAEIIRPARGWTDKPSDHVPVIARFTRP
- a CDS encoding cyclic nucleotide-binding domain-containing protein — translated: MDDAAAVLGRADFFDMCTDEQRAMLGFASDRQRVDADEVVYKAGDVPKGAYVLISGTLKARHEGPEAGKPYALSEPGSVISPTALILDKPRPVTITAVTDCELLFVPRTAFLKLLRNYPDLAQKAVQRVERELNSYLNALDPLRRKMKGR
- a CDS encoding uroporphyrinogen-III synthase, with the protein product MLMLVTRPEPDAQSSVARLDALGIEAIAAPLMVRRTLTPSLPPADGFAAIAVTSTNALRALADQDALSAYSHLRVFAVGDRTAHEARQMGFSDVKAAAGTLESLVTLIALARIEGPVFYPAGKHLSGDMAHALAPHGLMVVTSTVYDMVAQPQMPDGVPEKLEQGAIGAVLVYSQRTAEIFCAATSMLSADARERLALICMSEKVARPLLANRFTRVHLADHPDEDAMMTLALAFAREQTGP
- a CDS encoding EVE domain-containing protein — encoded protein: MAYWLMKSEPDVFSFEDLVAKTARGEAEEWHGVRNYAARNNMKAMEVGDLAFFYHSNIGKEIVGIMRIVVPAHPDTTADLNAKGEVVWECVDVEAVKPFPRPVTLAEIKATPDLTELELVKLSRLSVSKVSEEEWNLLCKMGGL
- a CDS encoding YciI family protein; its protein translation is MLYAMIAKDAPGALQTRLDTRPVHLDHLNSLGKKLVFAGALLDADEKPEGSIVIFEADSLQEAEQMAAADPFVSAGVFASYEVKRWRVAINTTGVEF
- the tsaD gene encoding tRNA (adenosine(37)-N6)-threonylcarbamoyltransferase complex transferase subunit TsaD, which codes for MLGIETSCDETAASIVVRDQSGRGLIRSNVVRSQLDEHAAFGGVVPELAARAHVEWLDHIIAQALDEAKMDLSEVDAIAATAGPGLIGGVLVGLTTAKALAASIDKPLLAINHLEGHALTARLTNGVAFPYLMLLVSGGHSQFVLVRGVGDYERWGGTIDDALGEAFDKVAKLLSLGHPGGPAVEAIAKKGDPKRFKFPRPLLREARLDFSFSGLKTAVRLQAEALAPLSDQDVADIAASFQDTVAAVIETRAGQALGKFAELFPGQEKRLVVAGGVAANQRIAAALEGVCATHHAQLVVPPIALCTDNGAMIAWAGAERLALGAQSALSVAARPRWPLDDPDMNVNPDAA
- the trmD gene encoding tRNA (guanosine(37)-N1)-methyltransferase TrmD produces the protein MIFSADIITLFPELFPGPLGASVLGRGMADGLWSLKANQLRDFATDRHRTVDDTPSGGGAGMVLKPDILARAIDSVAPENDPRPRILMSPRGKPLTQERAHQLAVGPGAVIVCGRFEGVDQRVIEARQLEEISIGDYVLAGGEVAAMVLLEAVVRLIPGVLGALDSRDEESFENGLLEYPQYTRPQSFEDRQIPAVLTSGDHGKIARWRQEQSLALTRERRPDLFARVQPTASRPKSR
- the rplS gene encoding 50S ribosomal protein L19, which produces MSSIIEQIEAEQVAALSAKRQLPDFTHGDTVKVWVKIREGDKERLQAYEGVVIARSGGGIMESFTVRKISYGEGVERVFPIYSPNVASVEVIKRGKVRRAKLYYLRDRRGKSARIFESTNSRTRKIEASERTAAHAAKEAREAEKIAAAEAFAAEQAAKDAEAAAAAAAAAAQAAAEGEAKSE
- the hemC gene encoding hydroxymethylbilane synthase, with protein sequence MQSSAPFARIGTRGSPLALAQAKLVRELIATAHGVAEEEIEIEVFSTGGDRSQASNVSLSTMGGKGVFTKEIDEALLSGRIDIGVHSSKDVATGLPEGMQLAAFLEREDVRDAFMSVSVKDIDSLPERARFGTSSIRRAAQAKRLRPDLEIVPFRGNVHTRLQKLVDGVADATLLAMAGLNRLGEVHRVTSVLSPDDFMPAPAQGAIGIAIRTGDARFADVVSPLDHAATHSAIAAERAMLAVLDGSCRTPVGALSTVSNGVFSLKGEILSLDGQTTFRAEGSDSNPLRLGDKVGRELLAQAGPDWLAQWQG
- the rimM gene encoding ribosome maturation factor RimM (Essential for efficient processing of 16S rRNA), producing the protein MAPGQNRILMGKIGAAHGIKGEVRITSFTGEPEGLADYGPLETDRPGLIVTIEAARLGKNVLVARLKGIRDRDAAEALNGVSLFIARERLPEPEDEDDFYHADLIGLDARLENGVSIGAVSALPNFGAGDLLEVRDPRSGDTFLYPFTKAVVPSIHIDKGYLVISPPLDADPGEEEPA
- a CDS encoding NAD(P)H-dependent glycerol-3-phosphate dehydrogenase, yielding MPLESVCVIGAGAWGTALAQAAAMAGRTVHLVMRTPERAAALNAGHTNESALPGLPLSERIRGTSEAVPADFFILAVPAQATRTVLDTLDIQLLAQKPVVLSAKGLETGTLARQSEILTDMAPAIPYVLSGPSFAADVAAGRPTAVTLAGDDADATSDLAAALAGPSFRPYAADDRIGVEIAGALKNVYALACGAVEGAGLGASARSALIARGYAEMARMVAAMGGSAHTLTGLAGLGDLTLTCTSVQSRNYQFGMALGAGRRTEDILAGGAKLAEGVATAPVAAALAKSLSVDAPLIDAVDAFVAGRADIATIVAGLMSRPLKREH
- a CDS encoding response regulator transcription factor, which encodes MNKRRILVVDDDADLRETLVEQLRGQAEFEIYEAGTANDALKALRENNIELTILDVGLPDMDGREAVKIMREEGIRSPVLMLTGHDSEADEIKGLESGANDYLTKPFRFPVLLARINAALRQHDQSEDAVFTIGQYSFQPAAKVLETNDGIKVRLTDKETSILKYLYRQGPKTITRDVLLKEVWGYNNRVTTHTLETHIYRLRQKIERDPSNARLLVTEDGGYRLVP
- a CDS encoding heme biosynthesis HemY N-terminal domain-containing protein, with the protein product MIRLALWIVSSLVIAALGAWIMALPGTLTLEIAGYRMQPRLGTAVVLFLVTAFVVIVLWTVIRRIIIAPRIMARRRAAKKRQQGVDALSDAFIALQAGDPGRARALAKEAQARLPENSAARLLEARADLALGDMPAAREHYRSLIASEHTALAALAGLHEQARAQNRPEAALTFARKALALAPDSQWASSAVFDDLVKRGQWAEAVAMVNLEAAASREDKARKRRRQAVIETARAREAETSQPLMALEHALTALKLLPDFVPAALIAARIHINQGETRKAMSLLRRIWRATGHPDIAALYAHAQPGASAVERLKRAQEIIEIPAPHRAAAMTLARAAIDAYDWPLARQILTPFAGSDATQGIASLMAEIEEGEHGDQGKAREWLTRAMRAPRDPVWTADGMISDEWEPVSPVTGRLDAFEWKVPVSSTSRSTALAAMVPGGSNDLAAQQTVLPLAPSENPQ